A section of the Oryzias melastigma strain HK-1 linkage group LG14, ASM292280v2, whole genome shotgun sequence genome encodes:
- the LOC112141325 gene encoding TLC domain-containing protein 5-like, protein MMAHHAASILGILLALSMGVSGCETCCVIFGSEITNPLLQTRWFLRQLGLYDSLLGDAVDLLFILLFAFVRVGVGTVMFYCELTSSRTSLIMKLGGVVMYGLAWVFMVDIARFGYKKSRAKYRKWKENHKCQEESAKKLIGFSENS, encoded by the coding sequence ATGATGGCGCACCACGCCGCCAGCATCCTGGGAATCCTGCTGGCGCTGTCCATGGGAGTGTCGGGCTGCGAGACCTGCTGCGTCATCTTCGGCAGCGAGATCACCAACCCCCTGCTACAGACGCGCTGGTTCCTCCGCCAGCTGGGACTTTACGACAGCCTGCTGGGCGACGCCGTGgacctcctcttcatcctgctCTTCGCCTTTGTGCGCGTGGGCGTCGGCACCGTCATGTTTTACTGTGAACTGACCTCTTCAAGGACTTCACTGATTATGAAGCTCGGAGGAGTTGTTATGTACGGCCTGGCGTGGGTGTTCATGGTGGACATAGCCAGGTTTGGCTACAAGAAGAGCAGAGCTAAATACAGGAAGTGGAAAGAGAATCACAAATGTCAAGAAGAAAGTGCAAAAAAACTGATAGGTTTTTCTGAGAACAGCTGA